From the genome of Desmospora profundinema, one region includes:
- a CDS encoding glycosyltransferase → MKQQIRYLLARLLSHGVQKKPALKQWFPRSIRWKLLLADAYIARSQFRDARGMIEEALTLNPVHPGTHSRAYQLAQQLGEVDAWESWVEQLSEDHPFSDVPFYQRGVHFRKKKEWDQARLLLERAYELSAGSDKAAKVLKRTYYDLRDVESLLRLGWDWPSPFLEKDEYLFLYRHSTSRGRKEWLLPLMERAARDWPDSLELQLLWVDTLVRADRVEEGGRFLERIRHRFPDRKEVERKQALVESIHYSRELADALLHEGMEAFQSKLGEVRQQLPHQVGEVLAETARLFADRRDVDEEAAASFFALLEKEGVERLLRREVELMWRIRRRETHRVVEELEDWLHMAPSDEEGKVRQAGTLKEAAAFLLEEKRYLYALACLERLERDYPHALEPAELHRDMGLCRRELGRVEEALASVEEEHRLRPTTGTQRKRAILQDEVELARSPLQIPDAGGSKGTPVSGRVLHVLNNTLPYTSNGYAIRSQAILRFQKERGFRPVVATRLGFPEGKSHETGVLREAVDGLLAYRLVDADHRLRFTPIHTYLKRYAEALERVVEEVRPEAIHAASNFFNGYPAAVAARSHGIPFIYEVRGFWEMTRAAAVEGYDGSAKYESHRRMEREVIHAADQVVVIGETLKEYLMDEGVSADKITVVPNGVDTRQFEPLPPDLELAAQWGLEGKRVIGFIGSITPYEGLDDLIQAFARLSDERDDLRLLIVGGGRELPRLKEWASRLQVRDRVIFTGRVAHSEVPRYYSLVDLCPFPRMGASVCELIPPLKPLEAMALAKTVLVSDLPALREMVRDGETGIVFRSGDVDALTDALAQALHAPGEAGRMGRHAREWVLQNRDWRDVVIRYRQVYDRVMTAPV, encoded by the coding sequence ATGAAACAGCAGATTCGCTACCTATTGGCACGCCTGTTGTCCCATGGAGTACAGAAAAAACCCGCTTTGAAACAATGGTTCCCGCGGAGCATCCGTTGGAAACTGTTGCTGGCGGATGCCTATATCGCACGCAGTCAGTTTCGGGATGCACGCGGGATGATCGAAGAAGCGCTCACACTCAACCCGGTTCACCCCGGTACCCATAGCCGTGCCTACCAATTGGCACAGCAACTGGGAGAAGTGGATGCCTGGGAATCCTGGGTGGAACAGCTCTCTGAGGACCATCCCTTTTCCGATGTGCCTTTCTACCAACGGGGTGTCCATTTCCGTAAAAAGAAGGAATGGGACCAGGCGCGGCTCCTCCTGGAGCGGGCGTATGAATTAAGCGCCGGGTCCGACAAGGCGGCCAAGGTATTGAAACGGACCTACTACGACCTTCGTGACGTGGAAAGTCTGCTCCGCTTGGGATGGGACTGGCCGTCCCCCTTCCTGGAAAAAGACGAATACCTGTTTTTGTACCGCCACAGTACCTCCCGCGGCCGGAAGGAATGGCTCCTGCCGCTTATGGAGCGGGCAGCCAGGGATTGGCCTGATTCGTTGGAGCTGCAGCTCTTGTGGGTGGACACCCTCGTACGGGCGGACCGGGTGGAAGAAGGCGGGCGATTTCTGGAGAGAATCCGGCACCGCTTTCCCGACCGGAAGGAAGTGGAGCGGAAGCAGGCATTGGTGGAATCGATCCACTACAGCCGGGAATTGGCCGACGCGCTTCTCCACGAAGGGATGGAGGCCTTCCAGTCCAAGCTCGGGGAGGTCCGGCAGCAATTGCCCCATCAGGTGGGAGAGGTATTGGCCGAGACTGCCCGCCTGTTTGCAGACCGCCGCGATGTGGACGAAGAAGCGGCCGCCTCGTTTTTCGCTCTGTTGGAAAAAGAGGGAGTGGAACGGCTGCTCCGCCGTGAAGTGGAACTGATGTGGCGCATTCGGCGGCGGGAGACGCACCGGGTGGTGGAGGAACTGGAGGATTGGCTTCACATGGCTCCCTCCGATGAGGAGGGGAAAGTGCGCCAAGCCGGTACCTTAAAGGAAGCAGCCGCCTTTCTGCTGGAGGAGAAGCGGTACCTCTACGCACTGGCTTGTTTGGAGCGGTTGGAACGGGATTATCCACATGCCTTGGAACCGGCGGAACTGCACCGGGATATGGGCTTGTGCCGCCGCGAATTGGGCCGGGTGGAAGAAGCCCTGGCATCGGTGGAGGAGGAACACCGTCTGCGTCCCACCACCGGTACCCAGCGCAAACGGGCCATCTTACAGGATGAGGTGGAGCTGGCCCGATCCCCCCTCCAAATTCCCGATGCAGGCGGGAGCAAAGGGACCCCCGTCTCGGGAAGAGTCCTGCATGTCCTGAACAACACCCTGCCCTATACCAGCAACGGTTACGCCATTCGCAGCCAAGCGATTTTGCGTTTTCAAAAGGAACGCGGCTTCCGTCCCGTCGTTGCTACCCGCCTAGGCTTTCCCGAAGGAAAAAGCCATGAAACCGGCGTGTTGCGGGAAGCGGTGGACGGTTTGTTGGCTTACCGTCTGGTGGATGCGGATCACCGACTGCGGTTTACACCGATCCATACCTATTTGAAGCGGTATGCCGAGGCTTTGGAGCGGGTGGTGGAAGAGGTGCGCCCCGAAGCGATCCACGCCGCCTCCAACTTTTTTAACGGCTACCCCGCCGCGGTGGCGGCCCGTTCCCACGGCATTCCTTTCATCTATGAGGTGCGGGGGTTTTGGGAGATGACACGGGCGGCTGCGGTGGAAGGCTACGACGGTTCGGCCAAATATGAAAGCCATCGTCGCATGGAGCGGGAAGTGATCCATGCCGCCGACCAGGTGGTGGTGATCGGGGAGACCCTGAAAGAATACCTGATGGACGAAGGGGTCTCCGCCGACAAGATCACGGTGGTCCCCAACGGGGTGGACACCCGCCAGTTTGAGCCCCTGCCGCCGGATTTGGAATTGGCGGCACAGTGGGGGTTGGAAGGAAAGCGGGTCATCGGGTTTATCGGATCGATCACTCCGTACGAAGGGCTGGATGATCTCATCCAGGCATTTGCTCGTCTTTCCGATGAGAGAGACGATTTGCGTCTCTTGATCGTGGGCGGTGGACGGGAGTTGCCGCGGTTGAAAGAATGGGCTTCCCGGCTTCAGGTCCGTGATCGGGTCATCTTTACCGGCCGAGTGGCGCACAGTGAAGTGCCCCGCTATTATTCGTTGGTGGATTTGTGTCCCTTCCCCCGGATGGGAGCCTCTGTGTGTGAGTTGATCCCTCCTCTGAAGCCGCTGGAAGCGATGGCCCTCGCCAAGACTGTTCTGGTTAGTGACTTGCCTGCGCTGAGAGAAATGGTGCGCGACGGGGAGACGGGGATTGTGTTCCGGAGCGGTGATGTAGATGCTTTGACGGATGCCTTGGCGCAAGCGTTACATGCGCCGGGTGAAGCGGGACGGATGGGACGCCATGCCCGGGAATGGGTGTTGCAAAACCGGGATTGGCGGGATGTGGTGATCCGTTACCGCCAGGTGTATGATCGTGTGATGACCGCCCCGGTATAA
- a CDS encoding glycosyltransferase family 4 protein — protein sequence MYRSNPTSANCESAGRTVVMAVRNTCVTDARVMKEAATLTRAGWRVTVLAIHQPGDTVREEERDGVIVRRLTRLIHRLPRRPRRRVSAPRPSSPAPSGRTASAAAPSGRIRGLSTLVRSFLLWLDRRWIDGLFFWEAWRMRPDRFHAHDVNTLAPLFLASRLRRRPLVYDAHEISADREGWSHSRLWHGLEKQLGRRSDGFITTNETRAAYFRKQYGLERVSVVRNVPPLADVTDDGRLHRALGVGRDTSVLLYQGGLQSGRGLSLMLEAFAGVEGAHLAVIGFGRLRPSLEQEAARLGLSDRVTFLGRIPHEELLAYTAGARAGLQLLENTCLNHYTACSNKLHEYLMAEVPVIASDLPEMRRVVEETGAGRLVPPGEMGAVRQAMREMVGNREEWIQMKESARRHKHRYHWGLEEPTLLKLYGMSANRMEAKS from the coding sequence ATGTATCGATCCAACCCCACCTCCGCGAACTGTGAATCCGCCGGACGTACCGTGGTGATGGCGGTGCGCAATACCTGTGTTACCGATGCCCGGGTGATGAAAGAAGCGGCTACCCTGACACGGGCCGGCTGGCGGGTAACGGTCCTGGCCATCCATCAGCCGGGGGATACGGTACGGGAAGAGGAAAGGGACGGTGTCATCGTGCGGCGCCTGACGCGACTAATTCATCGGCTTCCCCGCCGCCCGCGTCGTCGGGTGTCCGCACCGCGTCCGTCCTCACCGGCGCCGTCCGGCCGAACGGCTTCAGCTGCGGCGCCATCCGGGCGAATCAGGGGGCTCTCCACCTTGGTTCGCTCCTTTTTGCTTTGGCTGGATCGGCGCTGGATCGATGGTTTGTTTTTTTGGGAAGCTTGGCGCATGCGGCCGGACCGGTTCCATGCTCATGATGTGAACACGCTGGCTCCGCTGTTTCTAGCTTCCCGGTTGCGCCGCCGCCCTCTCGTTTACGATGCCCATGAAATCTCCGCTGACCGGGAGGGATGGTCCCATTCCCGGTTATGGCATGGATTGGAGAAACAGTTGGGGCGACGGTCGGATGGCTTTATCACCACCAACGAGACACGGGCGGCCTACTTTCGTAAGCAATACGGCCTGGAACGGGTTTCGGTGGTGCGCAATGTGCCGCCGTTGGCAGATGTGACCGATGACGGCCGCCTGCACCGGGCATTGGGAGTGGGTCGGGATACATCGGTGCTTCTCTACCAGGGCGGATTGCAATCCGGCCGGGGACTTTCTCTGATGTTGGAGGCGTTTGCCGGAGTGGAAGGTGCACACTTGGCAGTGATCGGCTTTGGCCGCCTGCGTCCATCCTTGGAACAAGAGGCGGCCCGGCTGGGTTTAAGCGACCGGGTGACATTTTTAGGTCGAATTCCCCACGAGGAACTGCTCGCCTACACCGCCGGAGCCCGGGCGGGACTGCAACTCTTGGAAAACACTTGTCTCAATCACTATACGGCTTGTTCCAATAAATTGCATGAGTACCTGATGGCCGAAGTTCCCGTCATTGCCAGCGATTTGCCGGAGATGCGCCGTGTGGTGGAGGAGACCGGAGCGGGGCGGTTGGTCCCTCCGGGAGAGATGGGAGCTGTGCGTCAGGCGATGCGAGAGATGGTGGGAAACCGCGAGGAATGGATCCAGATGAAAGAGAGCGCCCGGCGGCACAAGCACCGGTATCATTGGGGGCTGGAAGAACCCACCTTGCTTAAGCTGTACGGAATGAGCGCGAACAGGATGGAAGCGAAATCTTAA
- a CDS encoding glycosyltransferase, giving the protein MRVLMILFKDIHYDARVQREALALARSGWDVDIACLHTTAEPPPDLHEKIRLLRIPIHTKRMKRYVERKADRRIQRGVYRVIRNPVVKMAKDVVAQRQFALKISELCQAASYDAVHCHDLNTLSIGVSLKRKKGYTLIYDSHELFNEMNGKGRWERMVGYRVEAWWIHYVDWLITVNELMEREFKNRYGRELKTAVVRNIPESLEQLPVEKNYFHQKYQLDEEDRILLYQGGFSHNRGLEEVIRSLVHLPVTCKLVLLGFGELQERLTRMAEELKLTERVFFHEPLLPQEMLRVTAHADVGMVLYQDSCLNNVLSTPNKIFEYIQAGIPMVSSDHPGKAIVVGATKTGKLVDPQDVKGIADAIREILEEPESYLIAALKAKRKLTWEKEQEQLVQLYETIESTRERDRENHVSIQPHLREL; this is encoded by the coding sequence GTGCGCGTGCTGATGATTTTGTTTAAGGATATCCACTATGATGCTAGGGTGCAGCGGGAAGCCCTGGCCCTGGCCCGGTCGGGTTGGGATGTGGACATCGCCTGTTTACACACCACCGCCGAGCCACCGCCGGATTTGCACGAAAAGATCCGGCTGCTCCGGATCCCCATCCACACCAAGCGGATGAAGCGGTATGTGGAGCGAAAGGCAGACCGGCGCATCCAGCGGGGGGTATACCGGGTGATCCGCAACCCGGTGGTCAAGATGGCTAAAGACGTGGTGGCTCAGCGGCAATTCGCCTTAAAGATCAGTGAACTATGTCAGGCCGCTTCCTATGACGCCGTTCACTGCCATGACTTGAATACCCTCAGCATCGGTGTTTCCCTAAAGCGGAAAAAAGGATATACACTTATCTATGATTCTCACGAACTCTTCAATGAGATGAACGGCAAGGGACGATGGGAGCGAATGGTGGGTTACCGCGTCGAGGCATGGTGGATCCACTATGTAGATTGGCTGATCACCGTCAATGAACTGATGGAACGGGAATTTAAGAACCGGTATGGCAGAGAGTTAAAAACCGCAGTCGTCCGCAATATCCCAGAATCCTTGGAACAACTGCCTGTGGAGAAAAACTATTTCCACCAAAAATATCAGTTGGATGAAGAGGACCGGATTTTGTTGTATCAGGGCGGCTTTTCCCACAACCGAGGATTGGAGGAAGTGATCCGATCCCTCGTCCATCTGCCCGTCACTTGTAAGCTGGTGCTGCTCGGCTTTGGGGAATTGCAGGAGCGTCTCACCCGCATGGCGGAGGAACTGAAACTGACCGAGCGCGTCTTTTTCCATGAACCGCTGTTGCCTCAGGAGATGTTGCGGGTAACGGCCCACGCCGATGTGGGGATGGTGTTGTACCAGGACAGCTGTCTGAACAACGTGTTGTCCACACCCAATAAAATCTTCGAATATATCCAGGCAGGCATCCCGATGGTATCCTCCGATCATCCGGGCAAAGCGATTGTCGTCGGTGCCACCAAAACGGGTAAACTGGTCGATCCGCAAGATGTGAAGGGGATCGCCGATGCAATCCGGGAGATTCTGGAGGAGCCGGAATCGTATCTGATCGCCGCCTTAAAGGCGAAGCGGAAACTCACCTGGGAGAAGGAACAGGAGCAGTTGGTCCAACTCTATGAAACCATCGAAAGCACTCGGGAAAGGGACAGAGAAAACCATGTATCGATCCAACCCCACCTCCGCGAACTGTGA
- a CDS encoding tetratricopeptide repeat protein — protein sequence MNTMKPGDWIRNTYRVLHSFPFVQGVLHYAEIPKQTDAVTHDEEPIPTRFLHGMDLRHIQRGAQLGELLKRDRQAFVPLQGLFVEKGTLFQVYGKMDGTLMAHHLYQAVPLSLGETLDLLRAIAGHWVQLEEQGQFAVIHPQNMLISADTVRFLYGGAHGLLPKWNGNNPSPEKNPEMRRKQEHSLDAYSLGALTYIMLTGTSPQPGSGLEPVRSFRSDVPEGLEYFVMHSLQAKPEERPTIGQLWNWLEQIPVEADRQKKKDDLIYYMTPGWAGFKEDWFSRGVTQAQAAPPAGGLDPEQWEGWQAGEVDDGSAGRSPSHSRMANGAEEVLNPVWHKDSVKQAPLESGSLEAEGTPSETEKKHSRPVIFKQREKSSPRPQWLVWAATGAAVLLLLAGGGWAVTSYLGDDNSIAEGASPEEKAAKAAQHYEESVRAYKEGEMDRAIQLGKQSVELNPEEKGYLLHLANIYGEQKQYDQGVRLLKNGVKQIPDADVYDALVVHAYYAEDWEEAERAIGRALSLEPKHPEYLYHQGKIQGAMGDYTAATRSIQFAIDQDRNNALYHHDRAIFLLKDKDLERAKNYAWRAAKLEPENARYWITTGNIYLADRERVKKDKSLSSKERRFEGLTLARHAINFYSEAVEINPKNARAHYRLSIAHYYNEDYDAARQSAEQAVKREPGRALHHYQLGVVLAKQGELEQAENSLKKAREIDPDNGRYQEALDELG from the coding sequence ATGAACACAATGAAACCAGGCGATTGGATCCGAAACACCTACCGGGTGCTCCATTCCTTCCCTTTTGTCCAGGGGGTGCTTCACTATGCCGAAATTCCCAAGCAGACGGATGCGGTAACCCATGATGAAGAACCCATTCCCACCCGTTTTCTGCATGGGATGGATCTTCGTCATATTCAGAGGGGGGCACAGCTGGGCGAACTGTTAAAGCGGGACCGGCAGGCGTTCGTGCCGTTGCAGGGGTTGTTCGTGGAAAAAGGAACCCTCTTCCAGGTATATGGCAAGATGGATGGAACACTGATGGCTCACCATCTGTACCAGGCCGTTCCTCTCTCCCTGGGAGAGACCCTGGATTTGCTGCGGGCGATTGCCGGTCATTGGGTGCAGTTGGAAGAGCAGGGGCAATTTGCAGTTATTCATCCGCAGAATATGCTGATCTCGGCTGATACAGTCCGATTTCTGTACGGGGGAGCCCACGGCCTTTTGCCCAAGTGGAACGGAAACAACCCCTCCCCGGAAAAGAACCCGGAGATGCGCCGCAAGCAGGAGCATTCCCTGGATGCTTACTCCCTTGGCGCCCTTACCTACATCATGTTGACAGGCACCAGTCCTCAACCGGGCTCAGGATTGGAACCCGTCCGGTCCTTCCGCAGCGATGTGCCGGAGGGGCTGGAATACTTTGTGATGCACAGTCTTCAGGCCAAACCGGAAGAGCGCCCCACCATCGGTCAGCTGTGGAATTGGCTGGAGCAGATTCCGGTGGAAGCCGACAGGCAAAAAAAAAAAGATGATCTCATCTACTACATGACTCCCGGTTGGGCCGGTTTCAAAGAGGACTGGTTCAGCCGGGGGGTGACGCAGGCACAGGCAGCTCCACCCGCAGGGGGGCTGGATCCCGAGCAATGGGAAGGATGGCAAGCGGGCGAAGTGGATGACGGGTCCGCCGGTCGCTCCCCCTCTCATTCCCGTATGGCCAATGGGGCCGAAGAAGTGTTAAACCCCGTGTGGCACAAGGATTCCGTGAAGCAGGCGCCATTGGAGAGCGGCTCCCTTGAGGCGGAAGGGACCCCGTCTGAAACTGAAAAGAAACATTCCCGCCCCGTTATCTTCAAACAGCGGGAAAAATCCTCTCCCCGGCCCCAGTGGCTCGTCTGGGCGGCGACGGGAGCAGCCGTCTTGCTGTTGTTGGCGGGAGGGGGATGGGCCGTCACCTCCTATTTGGGGGATGACAACTCCATTGCCGAGGGGGCCAGCCCGGAGGAAAAAGCGGCCAAAGCGGCCCAACATTATGAAGAGTCTGTCCGTGCTTACAAAGAAGGGGAGATGGACAGGGCCATCCAGTTAGGCAAACAAAGTGTGGAGTTAAATCCCGAGGAGAAGGGATACCTCCTCCACCTGGCCAATATTTACGGGGAGCAGAAGCAATATGACCAAGGCGTTCGTCTCCTGAAAAACGGAGTGAAACAGATTCCCGATGCGGATGTGTATGATGCGTTGGTTGTTCATGCTTATTATGCGGAAGATTGGGAGGAAGCGGAGCGGGCTATCGGACGGGCGCTCTCCCTGGAACCGAAACACCCGGAATACCTCTACCACCAAGGAAAGATCCAGGGGGCGATGGGAGATTACACCGCCGCGACCCGTTCCATCCAGTTTGCCATTGACCAGGATCGAAACAATGCCCTCTATCATCACGACCGTGCCATCTTCCTCCTAAAGGACAAAGATCTGGAACGGGCCAAAAATTATGCATGGCGAGCCGCCAAACTGGAACCGGAGAATGCCCGCTACTGGATCACGACGGGCAATATCTATCTGGCGGATCGAGAGCGCGTAAAAAAGGATAAATCCCTCTCTTCCAAAGAACGCCGTTTTGAGGGTCTCACCTTGGCCCGCCACGCCATCAATTTCTACTCCGAAGCGGTGGAGATAAACCCCAAAAACGCTCGAGCCCATTACCGCCTCTCCATCGCCCATTATTATAACGAGGACTATGACGCCGCCCGGCAAAGCGCGGAACAGGCGGTGAAACGGGAACCGGGCCGGGCACTCCACCACTACCAACTGGGTGTGGTGTTGGCCAAACAGGGGGAATTGGAACAGGCGGAGAACAGTTTGAAAAAGGCCCGTGAAATCGACCCGGACAATGGTCGCTACCAGGAAGCCTTGGATGAATTGGGCTAG
- a CDS encoding MFS transporter, with amino-acid sequence MNRKAVRAWVMYDWANSAFATTIMAAVMPIYYADVAATGLDDTTKTAYWGYTQSIALIFVVLLAPVLGAIADRSHSKRAFLRFFTYMGVVASILLAFVGEGQWILASILVILGTLAFSGGNVFYDAFLTDLVPEEKKRDYVSSRGYAYGYIGGGILLAINLAMISFPAAFGLPDAQVATQLSFFSVGIWWFVFSIPFFRHVKKHPASNDAPKESPFAHASSGIRSTLQTIRSLKRYPELLKFLIAFWFFSDGINTIIKMATIYGREIGIGQTDLIAALLITQFVGIPFTLLFGKIAEKTGAMRTLIATLGIYLMIVILGYFMQTALHFYLLAILVGTVQGGSQSLSRSIFTRLVPVHRNAEFFGFYGLSGKFASIFGPFLFGLVGQLTGSSRYGITALSFFFIAGILMLLLVNLDKGKAEAEAVVREETGGKFPTQSM; translated from the coding sequence ATGAACCGAAAAGCGGTCCGTGCCTGGGTGATGTATGACTGGGCCAACTCCGCTTTCGCCACCACCATCATGGCGGCGGTGATGCCCATCTACTACGCCGATGTGGCGGCCACAGGCCTGGATGACACCACCAAGACTGCATACTGGGGCTATACCCAATCGATTGCTCTGATCTTTGTCGTTCTTTTGGCCCCGGTGCTCGGCGCCATCGCCGACCGCTCTCACTCCAAACGCGCTTTCCTCCGCTTTTTCACCTATATGGGCGTCGTCGCTTCCATCTTGCTCGCCTTTGTGGGGGAAGGACAGTGGATTCTGGCTTCCATCCTGGTCATCCTGGGAACGTTGGCTTTTTCCGGCGGCAATGTCTTTTACGACGCTTTCCTGACCGATCTCGTCCCCGAGGAGAAAAAACGAGACTATGTCTCCTCCCGGGGATACGCCTACGGTTATATCGGAGGCGGAATCCTGTTGGCCATCAACCTGGCCATGATCTCCTTTCCGGCCGCCTTTGGTTTGCCCGATGCCCAGGTGGCCACCCAGCTCTCCTTTTTCTCCGTGGGAATCTGGTGGTTTGTTTTTTCCATCCCCTTTTTCCGCCATGTGAAGAAACATCCTGCAAGTAACGATGCTCCCAAAGAAAGCCCCTTCGCCCACGCTTCCTCCGGCATCCGCTCCACCCTGCAAACGATCCGCAGCCTGAAACGCTACCCCGAACTCCTCAAATTCTTGATCGCTTTCTGGTTCTTCTCCGACGGCATCAATACCATCATCAAGATGGCCACCATCTACGGCCGCGAGATCGGCATCGGCCAGACCGACCTGATCGCCGCCCTCCTGATCACTCAGTTCGTCGGCATCCCATTCACTCTCCTTTTCGGCAAGATCGCCGAAAAGACGGGGGCCATGCGAACCCTGATCGCCACACTGGGCATCTACCTCATGATCGTCATCCTGGGTTACTTTATGCAGACCGCCCTTCATTTCTACCTGCTGGCCATTCTGGTAGGAACCGTCCAGGGAGGGAGCCAATCCTTGAGCCGCTCCATCTTCACCCGCTTGGTCCCGGTCCACCGCAACGCCGAATTCTTCGGCTTTTACGGCCTTTCCGGCAAATTCGCCTCCATCTTCGGCCCCTTCCTCTTCGGTCTGGTGGGCCAGCTCACCGGCTCCAGCCGCTACGGCATCACCGCCCTCTCCTTTTTCTTCATCGCCGGCATCCTCATGCTGCTGCTGGTCAACCTGGATAAAGGAAAAGCGGAAGCAGAAGCGGTGGTAAGAGAAGAAACCGGAGGGAAGTTTCCGACACAGTCGATGTAA
- a CDS encoding AbrB/MazE/SpoVT family DNA-binding domain-containing protein: MGVKMSKNPSQIRTVGRMGNTTGVSVPSEFLDKMRLKRGDKIEVSYDEQRNEIRIRPVRTLPEGVSEDFLRTLDAVLTERDQVFKNLKDR; encoded by the coding sequence GTGGGTGTGAAAATGAGCAAAAACCCAAGCCAGATCCGTACAGTCGGACGTATGGGCAACACCACGGGTGTAAGTGTACCGTCAGAATTTCTGGATAAAATGCGACTGAAGCGCGGCGATAAGATTGAAGTAAGCTATGACGAGCAGCGAAACGAAATTCGCATCCGTCCGGTTCGAACCCTCCCTGAGGGAGTCAGCGAAGACTTTTTACGCACCTTAGATGCTGTGCTTACCGAACGTGACCAAGTATTTAAAAATCTGAAGGATCGATAA
- a CDS encoding type II toxin-antitoxin system death-on-curing family toxin, translating to MKTRYLTVEEVILAHDIIMMKYGGGGTGVRDESGLEAAVYRPQAEHFGVEVHPAFWRKAAVLTQSLIQGHYFHDGNKRTAYAALEVFTRLNGYILTVSNEEAENTMVQIASEDSFAGEEGLDSLSQLLESWCMKQEKDKKDS from the coding sequence GTGAAAACCAGATATTTAACCGTTGAGGAAGTAATACTGGCACATGACATCATCATGATGAAATACGGCGGGGGAGGGACAGGAGTCCGTGACGAATCTGGACTGGAAGCAGCGGTTTATCGCCCCCAAGCAGAGCACTTCGGAGTAGAAGTACATCCCGCCTTTTGGCGAAAGGCGGCGGTGCTTACCCAATCACTGATACAAGGACATTACTTCCATGATGGCAACAAGCGTACCGCATATGCTGCCCTAGAGGTGTTTACAAGACTGAACGGCTATATCTTGACCGTAAGCAATGAGGAAGCGGAAAACACGATGGTACAAATAGCAAGCGAAGATTCATTTGCCGGGGAAGAGGGGTTAGATTCCCTGTCGCAACTTCTTGAGAGTTGGTGTATGAAGCAGGAGAAGGATAAAAAAGACAGCTAA
- a CDS encoding helix-turn-helix domain-containing protein: protein MLHTEQEYKKTLHKMKEFEEHMRQVQQQLQDEGYNTEEVERAVGPLRNLYDDMKWEVDLYERCQKGNFQGIQHDFGKMLIAYRIYRGWSQAELARRLNVSRAQISKDESNEYHGISYVKAQRIMQVLGVQLHSYLDPNGPQEDPSDESPSTFVGHGDFVIN from the coding sequence ATGCTTCACACGGAGCAGGAATATAAAAAGACCCTTCATAAGATGAAGGAATTCGAAGAGCATATGCGTCAGGTGCAGCAACAGTTGCAAGACGAAGGCTATAATACCGAAGAGGTTGAGCGAGCGGTCGGACCGTTGCGTAACTTGTACGACGACATGAAATGGGAAGTAGACTTGTACGAACGATGCCAGAAGGGCAACTTCCAAGGTATCCAACATGACTTTGGTAAAATGTTAATTGCTTATCGGATTTATCGCGGATGGAGTCAGGCTGAACTGGCTCGTCGATTGAATGTCTCCCGTGCTCAGATCAGCAAAGATGAAAGCAACGAATACCATGGCATCAGCTATGTGAAGGCTCAACGCATCATGCAGGTATTAGGTGTGCAGTTACACTCGTACTTGGATCCCAACGGACCACAGGAGGATCCGTCCGATGAGTCTCCGAGTACCTTTGTCGGACATGGAGATTTCGTGATAAATTAA